ctgcatattaagcaatcggtTCCCCATGGCACAAACATGCCCTTTTCCTCTAGCCAAGGTTTGACTGGAAGTGTACCTGAATGTAgttgaaagaagaatgttttcgTTCCTGCAGGTACCATCATTCTTTTGACCCTTTTAAGTACATTTCTCCATCGACCCCCAGGGCACATGGTTCTATACAGCGGTACAGGTAGTACAACGTCACAAAGGTCTTCGTACAATTTCTTCCGTGCCACAGTGGATAGATAATAGAGCGAAAAGCGAGCGGACAAAAAGTTACTAGCTAAAACTACTTCTTTTAGAAATCCATGTAAGCTTCCAGGCAAGTATCTCGTAGATACAACAACGTTCGGCAACCGTTTGCACAGGCGAAGCTGGCACACAGTGCGCAGAAAATGGTCCTCTACATTGCGTAAGAACagaaagcagtttcaaacaccggcatggctccgactGACACACCTTTTTTTGCGCCAGATTGCCAAtcggagccatgccggtccttgaaactgcgttggaaaaagaccctatacaggcttcatgtcgggaaggaaccacattaacatatgtagtgtagtgtggtcgaagagtaaaataacaaccaggcgtcacacaaacgcaaattctgtaaccgggcgtcacacaatgcagattgcgcaacgagtgggttgttgaatgcttccaacccattacaaaggcctctgcgataattcttcatcgtcatcagccacagcatcaacaaagtgcacataatgccttacaagtgtttagcgagtaccacggttctccgcagaatgatgaaaaattgcatagtggctgcttccctatttcacaaaaattatgatgatttatagcgtagtgggttcctcgcaagtgcacttctattggttgccaaggaagcccataaagctctcatgatccatttcctcaggctctcaataaagttaacttcctctctctctctctctctctctctctcccttgctctccgtttctctgggtaacgtatgttataaagcgtggtgggatagttgaataacgaccgggcgtcacacaatatgaattacgttaCTATAGTGGGgtcgttgaaagcttccaaccttacaaaggggctcagccataattcgtcatccccatcaaccgtcgcatcaacaaagtgcacataattgccttacagatggtacctcgacTTCTCCGCagataacgaataatgtcgtggtggtgcttcccaacttcccaaaaattatgatttgtggcgtagtggtagttGCTAAtatacttttattagtagccacaaaagagtttataacgggctctagaaatgccgctcttccagctttcgctgtgactgtgctgcgctttccacgcaggcctggcgtctttttttttttcgttcatgctAGTAAACATTCTACAGGCACTTGTGAAATGATCAGTTGGAACTTCAGCGCTTATTGTGTCCTTTCATGTTTCCGTGCTCATTAATCATCGGTTATCAGTTGTTCAGACCGACATCTGGAAACGTGTGTAGAGGCGCACACGGCGCAGCTGGCATGTTTACGCTATTAAAGAGACACCGAGCCAGCTGGGAACTGCCGATCATTTTACAATTGATGGCTGAAGCAGATGACAGGCACACGAGAAATCGAGCCTCCCCCCCTTCCCTTATTTAGAAGTCAATTCGACGTCCATGCTGCGTTACGCATGTGGTCAGAGGTGCAGCTAGAATGTAAATGCATGCTTTGGGCGGCGCTAATCGCCAGCTAAGCGCTTTATAGTATGCGTCGCTGGCGCTTGCCTATATATAGCTATAGCACGATGATAACTACGGATACTACGTTCACACTCTGACAAGGTGAACCAGTTCCTTTCAAAGCGTGCGAGCTCCTTTGTAAGGCAAAACAGCCTTTACGTTACACCACTATGCTCTTTCGCTAACATATGCTTGCCTGGCCGCGCAGGTGCAAGCAGCGTTAAAAACTGCGCTGACTGCACGATTAActacgcgcgcgtctcttgggAGTCGAGCGAAAGAGTTCAGTTGTGACGACCTCTTCTCTGATCCGTGACCGCGTTGCCCGCAGTGCTCGTGAAATGGCGGCAGACCTTTCGAGGAGACGAGCTAGACGACGCGTCTTCGTGCGCGACTTGTGCTTCAAGCCTCCGGTCTTCAAGCAGGAAGATGTATAGTCCTTTGGGCGCAGCGTTAGTCGGGCGTCGCGCGGTCTTCGGAGTCGCAATGGTCAACGTACTCGCACGTGTGCTCGAGCAGTTCGAGACCGAGGCAGCCCTCCGTGCGCAGGACGTCGTCGGCGGGTTGCTCGGCGTGCTCTAGGTACAGCTCGTACAGGGCCTGCATGGGCAGCAGCCAGACGTTGAACGGCTGACCCGGACCGCGACATAGCAGCCGGCGGAAGGCCACCATGGTGGCCAGGCGCTGCAGCCGGTCTCCGGTAGCAGCCAGGTAGAGAAGTTCGCGGGACGCGCACACCGGATCCACCTCCAGGAGGATCTGCGTTGTACGTTATAGATTAATACGTGCGTTTGGGAAGGGGAACGAGTTCCAGTAAGGTATCTGTACCCTCAAGCAGCTCCACCATCTTATCATGACACATCTTGGGTGTCCACTGCTTTAGTAGAGATAAAGAGCTGTAGCCTTGTCTGTGCTCAAAGAAACCCTGTATCGTGCGCTAGCGCGAATGGCTGAAGGCAGGAACATGGCGTATATAGAGAGATAAAAAAGGGGGTCTGGATTAGTTTAACAAAAATGTGGAAGGCAAGCACATGCTGCTGTATGCACGGAAgaatggatgatgatgatgatgatgatgatgatgattaggaggaggaggaggatggcACTGATTCATAGTGTCTTGCGATCAGTACAGCCTTCCCCAGAAGTGTAAAGGCCTCGGGTCCCGTCACAAGAGCGCGCATGCTCCAATGTGTTGAGAGTATCTTTAAGCTTTACAAATATGGGAACTTGGTATGGTTCATCTTGTTTCACGTGCCGCTATCAAGTTCTTTATGACTAGGTTTATTATTGTGCCTCAACTTATGAAAACTTGGAAAAATACTATTTATGCTTGCGGCGACGTTATAATTATAGGGCTCCCAGAAGTTGCCATATTGAGCTCCTGACGCAGCAGTTCGATGCACTGCGTTATTCACACTGCCACGACAGTGAAGTGAACGCGAATGCAGCCTATATAAACGCTACATTAGTGAAACATCCATGTAAACAAGCCAGCTACTGCTTTAAAACCGCCCGAATTGGCGctgccattcattcattcattcattcattcattcattcattcattcattcattcattcattcattcattcattcattcattcattcattgctgaGAGTTGTACAGAGAGGATTGCGTAATGCATTGAAGCCAAGTAAACTTACAGCGCTGAGTAACCGACGTATACATGTATAGATAAATTATAATTTATCAATCGTTACGCTTGAAACAGGCGGCGGCAGCGATTGAACTTACGACGAACAAGAAAGGGAGGGCGGGGGGTGGAGGGGTGTTGTGGTTATTCGGCTGGATAGTGGTCCAGTAAACTTTTCCAAAGCCGATTAAAGATGTCGAATGTGAgttgcatatatatgtatatatatatatatatatatatatatatatatatatatatatatatatatatatatatatatatatatatatatatatatatatatatatatatatatttatataatgcGATAACAGCAGGTCAACTGAGCTGGTAGTCCCCTCGGAAAGAAATACATCCTGTGGTGACAGCAAGCGCCATTGAGACGATATATATTCAAACCAAAAATATTTAttctatttattttattgtttgGTATTAGATAGCATAGGAAAGGAGGAACTGCGTGCGCTGGTTCTGTAAAGTGCACGAGACGGCAAGCGACTCTGTCCCTGTTCGTTAGACGGGCAATCCTTATCGTACAAAGACGGCGATTTTGTCACACGTATTTGTTTTGAATACAGCCGTGTGTGATAAAGGATACGGTTCGGTGCCAAATGAAACGCGTGAGTGTAGAGAATGTGCGGAACTATTTCTTTTGGTAAGTAATAAGGTGTGCAATAAACCGGTTTTGTAGCAGATGGGTTGTTATCGGCGGCAATGGCGTCCTTCTAAACGCGTGTGCATTGACCCGCAGTCAGCCGCTACTTGCAGCATGCAGTAGCGCCAGCAAACTGACAGCCACACATTATAGTGTTCCCTTAAACCGGGAACAACACCGTACATTGAGCAAGACTGCTGAGTCACGTTCACCATACCAATAAAACGAGCGTATGATAAAAAACACTGTTTCATGTACAGCCTTAAATGCACGTGCTTTGATATCGTTTCTTTTGTGCGTTTGACATTGTGTTAAATATCAGGCATTTCTATTCCTGAAGTAGGGCACCAAGTCGGGTTAGTTGACATTCGCCGTAAAGGAATTTTAACGGCGCTAACAGGCACGAacaaaagaagaggaaagaagacTGCAGGCGTCCAGTCTTCGTCCCTCTCCTTTTTGTCCGTGGTTAAAAGTACTTTTTATTCCTGCTTATCACAATTAAAACTCCTTGAATGTGGGGTGTAGCTGCGACACCCGCTGTTCgcggatttttcatctcttcaagcctccgtcTTTTCCTGGACTTCTGCCTGGTTTCGCTTATTACGATGTATTTCAAGTTTATCATTACCATTTGGTTTTTCCCAGTGATTATAAAGTTACATCGTTGCTAATATGGTTGTCCGCGCGTATGATTAAACTATTTATTGCAGCCCTGCTCATTAACGTGGCCTACATAAGCAGGCATATCAGGTTGGGCCGATAACTTGTCACATATATGCTAAGAGTCGAAATATTTGTGTAAATGTTTATCGCGTGTTTTATAGTAAAgttctgattgattgattgattgattgattgattgattgattgattgtttgattgattgattgatttattgattgattgattgattgattgattgattgattgattgattgattgattgattgattgattgattgattgattgattgattgattgattgattgattgattgattgttgaaTACGCTCTGATCCTTTCCTagccggcggggggggggggggggctgctacGTCGCTCGGGCGGCAACTGCGAACTTTATCAAAAGGAATCGACTGaaatcagtagacggctcatacccttgTAGGTAATGTGCTCTCGCTGCAcacttcgcgttgaagcgacagacatCAAGAAAACCGCTTtgttccctggagcggccgtattccctaatgccagcgttttgtagagttacgccagatcgtATCCCAACGGAGTTAGCTGCTAGACTTACTTTGTATAACgctccactttgttgctatcacattcattgcttcgcccttgcggcgaaactgactttttttttttttttacggtcttGAATAGGACGACGATGATCAAGGTGAAAATAACGGCGACATGCATGGGTATGTGTTCAGCGGGTGCCCGAATGAGAACGTCTGTGCGATAGATTTTACTAAATATAACGTAGAGCGTGTCGATTACCCTTTCAATTCATTCTCGTCGTCGTAAAACAGATACTGCTCGTTGTTTTCATTTCACATCTCTGGAAAATTCGCGTGACATCAGCTGAAGCCATTATAGTTAATAGCgtctctttcactttcttttcttttttttttttttaccccgtAGCGTGTGCTGCTGAACTGGTAGGATGATAGGTAAACGCGAAGTGTAGGAGCCATATATGAGACAGGTGCACTTCATTTAACTTGAATGTTCATACATCCATGTCCACCTATAACAAGTCACAGCCCCTCTGGGTCACCATGTTTGCCTTCTCTAATCAGACGATCGAAATGGCCATTTATTTTACGATTAGTCAAAACCTATTTGCAGGAGTGACAGGTACAACGCCCACCTTCCTTTCGAAACCTAAATGCAATTTAAGTGGAGGCCGCTGCTTTGTACAGAACGGAACTGCATAAACGAATTGATTGTATTTTCTTCTTTGTAGCTCGCGGTTTTATTTAAGTGTCCCGAAAGCTGCCAGGCTATCATGACGGGAAACCAAAGAACCTGCACCAATAATGATGTGCGCATCGTTTCCTTCTaggcttctttttttcgtttcgcgGATTGAAGCGAAGCTAGAAAAGCGTACACTGACGAATAATTTTGAGCGCACGGTTATTTATCGTCAATATCTTTTTCTTTATGTACTTTATCAGCCCATTAGCTATAGGTCAAGCTCTGGTGAGGGTGCTCTGGAATTATGAGCTCAAGACGCAGCCAGCTCAAAAATGTACCAATAAAAAGAGTAACGAACACGATAACATGGCAAGAGAAATGACAAAGCTTGCCGGGTGCGCTCGAAGTGCGGTGATTTAAGGCGTTATCGGTTAAATGAATTACGATGATTGCCATCAGAACAGCCTTCTGCGGCACGAACCCCAATGATTTGAGCCCCATAACTGAGACGTaagtacgtgatgacgtcacgttccACCGGTCAGGACGCGAAACCAACAAGTCAAACAGAAGGAGGGTCAAAAAGAGagtgtaaagaaaaagaatggacAAATTTAGATGCTTCGCCACTCTCGCACTGACGTCATCGTCCGCCGTAAGTTATCTTtgccaagcgcgcatgcgtaaCATGTGCTATCTTCGACAAATCACACCGATGCTCACGGGGGCGCCCATGCGCCACGATGATCGGGCAGAACGGTGCATCAGGGCGTTCCGGTGCGATTTGCTCAAGAAGCCAATAGTTCCACCGAAGTTCCATACAGCGGACGGTGACGCTCGTGCAAGGCTGGCACGCCATTGagatttgttttgtttgtttcgtctttctgagagagagagagataaaagcgaaggaaaggcagggaggttaaccaggttgtacccggtttgctaccctacacggggggagggggaaggggagaaaaaagaatagagagagcaaggaggaaagaggggacATGTATtacgcgcacacacatattttttCGATAATGGTTAATTGAAGATTGACAAGACGGTTTAATGTTGTACGTCTTAGCTGCTTGTCAGCAAGGTCCCACATTGGTTTTCAGTGTGCCCAAAGAACAGCGACCATATTCTTGTGTATAGACATTTGATCCGTCATGTTCGAATTCCGAAGTTTATCCGCATTCGTTTCGACCGAACTGGCGAATAGGTCCGTTCTGGCTCGACTTTGACTCTGCAGCCTGCATTGTAAACACGTGACACGCGGTGAACAAGTAGGTAAAGGACGAACTATAGAACTAAATGTATGTTCGGCTGGAATCGGACATGGAATGGATTCGCGTCCAGGAGCCAGAGGACGTAGCGGGCCATGGAAGTGGCGAGTACTGCCCGCTGGGCTCCCATGCGCGCACGCCTGTGGTCACAGCACCATGCATGCCATGAGGAGCCTTTCTTCATTGTTGAACGAAGAAACCAACGTCGTGCCTTCTGATAGGAGCGTCGAGATGCGGGATAGTTGGTATACGTTAATTTTTACAGCGCAAGAAGCTAATTAAGACGAGCGCTTGTCTTGTATCTTTGTTTTTgtcgcgtcccccccccctttttagtTGTAAACGTGTGGTGTCTTCTGCTAGACTGTGGCACGGTCTAGACAGTCTCAATGGTATGCACGAGCGCCTCCTGCCTGCTTCCACGTTAAGTGGCAAACTACGCTGGGTCGCAGTGACGCAcacaagagatagaaaaaaacgcgTGTGCACTGAACAGGGTGCGTTGTAGATTGCCGCGCGCATGCTCACCAGCGTCAGTCCAAGCGCCTTGTGGCGCACCGAAGCCGCTGGCGATGCGAGCAGATGGAAGACGCTCATGAGCAGCTCGAAGCAACACTCGCGTAGCCCGGCGCGATGTCGAAGAAGCAACGATCCGAGCGCCTCGAGCGCAGCCTCAACAAGTGGCGGGTCGTCCTGGCAATGACTGATCCAGCGGAGCGCCACGCCCAGCACGAGCCGCGGCTCGCCGGGCTTGGACAGGGCTCCCGGGTGCCACCGCAC
Above is a window of Rhipicephalus sanguineus isolate Rsan-2018 chromosome 3, BIME_Rsan_1.4, whole genome shotgun sequence DNA encoding:
- the LOC119387529 gene encoding uncharacterized protein LOC119387529, with the translated sequence MLRGRALRRCGRRGLRMALQRGTDGGPSSHELALLELVRWHPGALSKPGEPRLVLGVALRWISHCQDDPPLVEAALEALGSLLLRHRAGLRECCFELLMSVFHLLASPAASVRHKALGLTLILLEVDPVCASRELLYLAATGDRLQRLATMVAFRRLLCRGPGQPFNVWLLPMQALYELYLEHAEQPADDVLRTEGCLGLELLEHTCEYVDHCDSEDRATPD